In a genomic window of Cyprinus carpio isolate SPL01 chromosome A10, ASM1834038v1, whole genome shotgun sequence:
- the LOC109073880 gene encoding protein SREK1IP1-like — protein sequence MAAPGPNKDNIRAGCKRCGYPGHLTFECRNFVRVDPRKDIVLDVSSTSSEESEEEEQEAVSKEKIFDSSHSKGSHEDSRKEKCKKKSKDRSHRKAKKRSYSSSDDEEEVSKKKKKHKSHKKKGKKEKREKEKKHKKKHKKNETESSSSDSSTGSSDTD from the exons ATGGCTGCCCCAG GCCCAAACAAGGACAACATCAGAGCAGGCTGCAAACGATGTGGATATC CTGGTCATTTGACTTTTGAATGTCGTAATTTTGTCCGTGTGGATCCGAGGAAGGACATTGTTTTGGATGTGAGCAGCACCAGCAGTGAGGAGAGTGAAGAAGAGGAGCAGGAAGCTGTCAGTAAAGAGAAGATCTTCGACAGCAGCCATTCAAAAG GCTCTCATGAAGATTCccgaaaagaaaaatgtaaaaagaaaagcaAGGACAGATCCCATCGTAAGGCCAAAAAGAG GTCTTATTCATCAAGTGATGATGAGGAGGAAgtaagcaagaagaagaaaaagcacaAGAGTCACAAGAAGaaagggaaaaaggaaaaaagggagaaagagaagaaacacaagaaaaaacataaaaagaacgAGACCGAATcctcttcatctgacagctctacTGGATCATCAGACACAGACTGA
- the LOC122146392 gene encoding placenta-specific gene 8 protein-like: MEVTSQPAAFAPSDFHTGLLSCCEDTSVCCYGCFCLTCLGCSIASDMNECCCCGLGMPIRSVYRTKYNIPGSLCNDFGLVTSACLAQPAS; encoded by the exons ATGGAGGTCACATCTCAGCCTGCTGCATTTGCACCCAGTGACTTTCACACGGGCTTATTGAGCTGCTGTGAAGACACAAGCGTAT GTTGTTATGGCTGTTTCTGCCTCACTTGTTTGGGCTGTTCCATTGCCAGTGACATGAATGAGTGCTGCTGCTGCGGTTTAGGCATGCCGATCCGAAGTGTTTACAGAACTAAATACAACATACCA GGATCCCTGTGTAATGACTTTGGGCTGGTTACTTCTGCATGCCTTGCGCAGCCTGCCAGTTGA
- the LOC122146390 gene encoding spliceosome-associated protein CWC27 homolog, which translates to MENNVLLKTSAGDIDIELWSKEAPEACRNFTQLCMEGYYDGTVFHRVVPEFIVQGGDPTGTGTGGESIYGFKVGPDFCEELVI; encoded by the exons atggaaaataat GTCTTGCTGAAGACCTCCGCGGGTGATATTGATATAGAGCTCTGGTCTAAGGAAGCTCCCGAGGCGTGTAGAAACTTCACTCAGCTCTGTATGGAGG GTTACTATGATGGCACAGTCTTTCATCGCGTGGTGCCAGAATTCATCGTTCAAGGAGGAGATCCCACAGGCACTGGGACGGGCGGGGAGTCCATCTACGGTTTTAAAGTTGGTCCTGACTTTTGTGAAGAATTGGTTATTTAG